The following proteins come from a genomic window of Rutidosis leptorrhynchoides isolate AG116_Rl617_1_P2 chromosome 10, CSIRO_AGI_Rlap_v1, whole genome shotgun sequence:
- the LOC139872528 gene encoding uncharacterized protein: MEKKQSFFSALKEEVIRGLSPVRSRSKSPARSRSPMTAFLRRRPKQLTNGDQNSLTGETLAPLYEGPDQDGSELGDSKRVGSGIGHWMKGQLTRTPSSMNATTAYKQRSDLRLLLGVMGAPLAPVHVSTTDPWPHLCIKDTPIETSSAQYILQQYTAASGGQKLQNSIKNAYAMGKVKMVASEFETASRVVKNKHASRAADTGGFILWQMNPGMWYVEIAVGGSKVHAGCNGNLVWRHTPWLGAHTAKGPVRPLRRALQGLDPRTTASMFTDAKCVGEKKINGEDCFILKLCADPQTLKARSEGPAEIIRHVLFGYFSQKTGLIIHMEDSHLTRIQTNGGDAVYWETTINSSMDDYRPVEGIMIAHSGHSVVTLFRFGEMAMSHTKTRMEEAWSIEEVAFNVPGLSMDCFIPPADLKSASFSETNELPEDERVKSTVMVSSHRAKVAALV, translated from the exons ATGGAAAAAAAACAAAGTTTTTTCTCGGCATTAAAAGAAGAAGTAATACGAGGTTTATCACCGGTGCGGTCACGCTCAAAGAGTCCAGCAAGAAGCCGTTCACCGATGACGGCGTTTCTCCGGCGCCGACCAAAACAGTTAACCAACGGTGACCAAAACAGTTTAACCGGAGAGACGTTAGCGCCGTTATATGAAGGACCTGATCAAGATGGGTCGGAGCTTGGGGATTCGAaacgggtcgggtcgggtatcggaCACTGGATGAAAGGTCAACTAACTAGGACGCCGTCATCTATGAACGCTACGACGGCGTATAAACAACGGTCAGATTTAAGGTTGTTACTTGGTGTAATGGGCGCACCATTAGCCCCGGTGCATGTTAGCACCACCGACCCTTGGCCTCATCTTTGCATCAAGGACACACCTATT GAAACTTCATCAGCTCAATACATACTGCAACAATATACAGCAGCATCTGGAGGACAAAAGCTTCAAAACTCTATAAAGAATGCATATGCTATGGGAAAAGTGAAAATGGTGGCTTCTGAGTTTGAAACTGCATCAAGAGTGGTCAAAAACAAGCATGCCAGTCGAGCCGCCGACACTGGTGGGTTTATTCTGTGGCAGATGAACCCAGGGATGTGGTACGTCGAAATCGCTGTTGGTGGTAGCAAGGTTCATGCAGGTTGCAATGGAAACCTGGTTTGGAGACACACACCTTGGCTTGGTGCACACACCGCTAAAGGCCCTGTTCGACCCTTGCGTCGCGCTCTTCAG GGTCTTGATCCAAGAACCACTGCAAGTATGTTTACAGATGCAAAGTGCGTGGGCGAAAAGAAGATCAACGGTGAGGATTGCTTTATACTTAAGCTATGTGCTGATCCGCAAACGTTAAAGGCTAGAAGCGAAGGACCAGCCGAAATCATTCGGCACGTTCTGTTCGGCTATTTTAGCCAGAAAACAGGACTCATTATTCACATGGAAGATTCACATCTCACTAGGATACAAACAAACGGTGGCGATGCAGTTTATTGGGAAACTACTATTAATTCAAGTATGGATGATTATAGGCCCGTTGAAGGCATAATGATAGCCCATTCGGGTCATTCGGTTGTTACTCTTTTCAGGTTCGGTGAAATGGCGATGAGCCATACGAAAACTCGAATGGAAGAAGCATGGTCTATTGAAGAAGTCGCTTTCAACGTCCCGGGGTTATCAATGGACTGTTTTATCCCACCGGCCGATTTAAAATCGGCATCCTTTAGCGAAACCAATGAATTACCCGAGGACGAAAGAGTAAAATCAACCGTCATGGTTTCAAGTCACCGTGCTAAAGTTGCAGCCTTAGTTTAA